The genome window GGACGGTTCCATCAAGGTCGCCGGGTTCCTGCCGGTGCTGGGCTCGCAGGCCAACCACCCGTGGAACTGGGCGCCGCAGTGGGGAGCGCGCTGGACGGACGGGCAGGGCCGGTCCACCCTCGGGAGCGACCCGGCCTGGCAGGAGATGTTCCGCTGGCAGAAGGAGCTCGTGGACTTCTACGGCTGGGACCGGCTCGTCCAGTTCACCGCCGGCCTCGGTCAGCAGTACTCCGCCGACAACGCCTTCCAGCGCGGCCGGATCGCGATGGCCATCGACGGCGAGTACCGCACCGGGTTCATCGAGCACCAGGCGCCCGGCCTGGACTACGGCACGGCCCCGTTCCCCGTCTCCGACGCCCGGCCCGAGCTCTACGGGACCGGCCTGACCACCGGCACCATCGTCGGCGTGCCGCGCGGCGCGGACGAGGCCGGAGCCGCGTGGGAGCTGGTGAAGTACCTGACCACCGACACCGGCGCGCTGGTGGAGCTGGCCAACGGCCTGAACAACGTGCCCACCACCAGGGCGGCCTTGCACGATCCCCGGCTGGAGCGCTCCCCGCAGTACCAGACGTTCCTGGACATGTTCGACTCGCAGGCGCTGGTGCCCTCGCCCGCCAGCGCCAACGGCAGCGCATACATGAAAACCACCGAGGACTTCGGGGTCAAGTGGCAGAGCGGGCAGGTCGCCGACCTCGGCGCCGCGCTGCGCGACCTCGACGCCCAGATCGACGCCGCCAAGTCGCTCGGCGGGCGCTGAGATGGCTCCGCCGGGACGCTCGCCCTTCGGCAGGAGGCTGCGCGTACTGGCGTTCATGGCGCCGTGGATCGTCGGGTTCACCGCCTTCTTCGCCTACCCGCTGCTGGCCACCGGCTACTTCTCCTTCACCAGCTACGACCTCCTCGGCGAGCCGGCGTGGGTCGGGCTGCGCAACTACGCGTACCTGTTCGCCGGAGACCCGGTGGTGCGCATCGCCGCCGCCAACACCGTCTGGCTCGTGGTCGTGCTGACCGTGCTGCGGGTCGTCTTCGCGCTCGGCGTCGCGTCGGTGATCGCGCGGCTGCGCAGAGGAGTCGGGCTGGTCCGCACCCTGTGCTACCTGCCCGCGCTCGCCCCGCCGGTCGCGGCGACGCTGGCGTTCGTCTTCCTGTTCAACCCGGGAACCGGCCCGGTGAACGGCTTCCTGCGCGTGCTGGGCGTCGACGGGCCGCTGTGGTTCAACGACCCGGCCTGGGCCAAGCCCGCGCTGACCCTGCTGACGCTGTGGGGCTGCGGCGAGCTGATGATCATCCTGCTGGCCGCGCTGCTGGACGTGCCCGCCGAGCTGCACGAGGCGGCGGCGCTGGACGGAGCGGGCGCGTGGCGGCGGTTCCGGCACATCACCATCCCCTCGATCGCGCCGGTGCTGCTGTTCGGGGTGGTGAACTCGGTCATCTTCTCGCTGCAGTACTTCACGCAGGCCGTCGTCGCCGGGGCGGTGGCATCCGGGCAGGCCGAGGTGGTCGGCAGCAGCAAGGTGCTCGGGTTCCCCGACAACTCGACGCTGACCTTCCCGGCATGGCTCTACCAGCAGGGATTCCACTACTACAACATGGGTTACGCCTCGGCGATGGCGGTGCTGCTGTTCGCGTTCTCCCTCGGTTTCACGATCTGGCTGATCCGGCGGATGCGCATCGGCGTCGAGGAGGCCGCATGAACCGGCACCGGACCCTGCACTGGATCGCGGTGCACAGCCTCGGGCTGGCCCTCGGCGCGATGTTCCTGCTGCCGCTGGTGTTCGTGCTGCTGACCGCGTTCATGTCCGACGAGCAGGCGCTCACCGCCGAGCTGTGGCCGCGGGACTGGCGCTGGGAGAACTTCGCCGAGGTGTTCGTCAGGGCGCCGATGCTGTCCTACCTCGGCAACAGCCTGCTCTACTCCGGGCTGGCGACCGCGTTCATGCTGGTCTCGAGCGTCCCGGTCGCCTACGCGCTGTCGAAGCTGCGCTGGCGCGGCAGGAACGCGGCCTTCCTGCTCGTCATCGCCGCGATGATGCTGCCGCCGCAGGTCACCGCCGTCCCGCTCTACATCCTGTGGGCCCGCTTCGAGCTCACCGGCTCGCTGTGGCCGCTGATCATCCCGCACCTGTTCGGTGACGCCTTCAGCATCTTCCTGCTGCGCCAGTTCTTCCTCACCATCCCGCGGTCCTACGTGGACGCGGCCAAGGTGGACGGTTGCGGCGAGCTCGGCGCGATGCTGCGCGTC of Saccharopolyspora erythraea contains these proteins:
- a CDS encoding extracellular solute-binding protein, coding for MRTSATIGAGMAAVALLAASCTAGTTSQAPQPAPAPGEQVAITVASQFTDRELEILNRVLDGFRAEHPGVTIESRGNQDDDKITQAIRGGNPPDVAISAETVNLGQFCSSGAWQDLGPYLARDRVDLEQIPRAVRDYTQYQGKRCAMPLLADVYGLYYNAGLFARAGVTAPPRTTSELTELAKRLTEWNPDGSIKVAGFLPVLGSQANHPWNWAPQWGARWTDGQGRSTLGSDPAWQEMFRWQKELVDFYGWDRLVQFTAGLGQQYSADNAFQRGRIAMAIDGEYRTGFIEHQAPGLDYGTAPFPVSDARPELYGTGLTTGTIVGVPRGADEAGAAWELVKYLTTDTGALVELANGLNNVPTTRAALHDPRLERSPQYQTFLDMFDSQALVPSPASANGSAYMKTTEDFGVKWQSGQVADLGAALRDLDAQIDAAKSLGGR
- a CDS encoding carbohydrate ABC transporter permease; translation: MAPPGRSPFGRRLRVLAFMAPWIVGFTAFFAYPLLATGYFSFTSYDLLGEPAWVGLRNYAYLFAGDPVVRIAAANTVWLVVVLTVLRVVFALGVASVIARLRRGVGLVRTLCYLPALAPPVAATLAFVFLFNPGTGPVNGFLRVLGVDGPLWFNDPAWAKPALTLLTLWGCGELMIILLAALLDVPAELHEAAALDGAGAWRRFRHITIPSIAPVLLFGVVNSVIFSLQYFTQAVVAGAVASGQAEVVGSSKVLGFPDNSTLTFPAWLYQQGFHYYNMGYASAMAVLLFAFSLGFTIWLIRRMRIGVEEAA
- a CDS encoding carbohydrate ABC transporter permease; its protein translation is MNRHRTLHWIAVHSLGLALGAMFLLPLVFVLLTAFMSDEQALTAELWPRDWRWENFAEVFVRAPMLSYLGNSLLYSGLATAFMLVSSVPVAYALSKLRWRGRNAAFLLVIAAMMLPPQVTAVPLYILWARFELTGSLWPLIIPHLFGDAFSIFLLRQFFLTIPRSYVDAAKVDGCGELGAMLRVVVPMARPGIAAAAMFCFLYTWNDFFGPLLYTGENESSWPLSVGLASFRGMHHVEWNLTMAATVLVMLPVVVLFLVAQRAFVRGITFTGVKG